Part of the Nicotiana sylvestris chromosome 2, ASM39365v2, whole genome shotgun sequence genome, GTGAATGGAAAGCGGCATCAAGTTAATGCTAGCATCATTGTCACAAAGGGATCTTGCAAAATCACGTGCCCCGATAGTGCATGGAATAGTAAAGGTTCCCGGGTCTTCTCTCTTTTGGACAGTGGTTGTGGAGATAATGGAGCTAACCCGGTGAGTCACGTTTACCACCTCATTCTTCGTGGTCATCTTTTTTGTGATCAAATCCTTCAAATATTTGGAGAACCCCGGCATTTCTTGAAAAGCTTCCAAGAATGGAATGTTTACCAATAATTGCTTGAGAATGTCATAGAACTTCTCAAGTTTGCTATCATCAAACCTTCTCACAAGTCTTTGAGGAAAAGGAGGAGGATGTCTAGGAATAAGAGGTGGAGCTTATGATGTCTCTTTCACTTTTTCCTTTACCCCTTCCCGGTTCACTTCTTTCACCTTCTCTTCTTCcggaaccttttcaacttcaacaaCCCTTTGCTCTTCCACTTTAACTTCTTGTTTAGACTCTTCCACTTCAACTGCTTGCTCAATTTCTCCTTGTAACACCTTTCCACTTCGAGTAGTTATTGCCATGACATGAGAAGTTGGACCACTTCAACCACCCTTTAGGTTCGCAATAGTGTCACTTGGAAGTTGCCCTTTTTGCTTTGGGTTTTGTTCCCTAGAAAGatctctcatttgcatctccaatttttgaatggaTGCGGTATGAGAGCCAACAATCTCGATCATGTTCCTCATGGAAGTGTCAGACTTTTCTTGATTTTGCAATACTCGTTAAGCATGCTTTATAACTTAGAATCACTTGAGGAACCTTGATTTGCATATTGACCCTTTGGGGAAACATAAGGGTTGGAGCTCCGATTTGAtaagttgttgttgttccaatttccttgatgtGAGCTACCTTGGTCATTTCTCCACTGTTGGTTGCCTTGCCCTTGCGGGTTAggcctccattgattttgttgtccttgaCCTTGGTAATGCTGCCTTTGATACCCTCCTTGAGGGTTGTTGACATAATTTGCTTCCTCAAAATCCTCATTTGATATGGGTTGCACATCTTCCACCACATTTACTTTCTTCGTTTGGCTCTCGGTGAACATCTTTGTCAACACATTGACATTTGTATCAAGCCCTGCTATCACTTGATCCCTCACTTGATTTTCCTTGATCATGTTGCTCAAGGAAGTATAACCATATGTAATTCCACCTGTGGTGTCCTCGGAGTGCCATGCTTGGTTATGCTTTGCCATTTTGTCCAGGATTTGTGTCACCCTTGCGAATGATTTGTCCATGAAAGATCCGTCAGCTGCATTCTTGGCTATAGCTTGGTTCATAGGATCCAAGCCCATATAGAATTTTTCCAACAACATAGAATCCGGAAAACCATGGTTTGGAAACCTCACCATATATAATTTGAAACGATCATATGCCTCATGCAACTGTTCTCCCTgtacttgcttgaaaaagaagaTTTTATCCCTGAGCTCAGACTTCTTACATTGCGGGAACCAGTTAGACAAGAATGCTCGGACAAGTTCGGGCCAAGAATGGATGGAGTTTGGTGGTAGATTCTGGAGCCATTTCCTTGCGTCCCCAGCTAGAGAGTACTTGAAGCATCTCAACCTCAGGGCATCATCAGAGACATTATTATAATTATTCATTGCACAAACACCCAAAAAGTTTCTAAGATGTTGTGTCGGATCATCGTCAGTGGAATTCCTAAATAATCCCTCAGCTTTAAGCATAaggattaaaccatgttccacTTTGAATGTTGCAGCGCCAACAGCCGGAGAtacaatagcatttgtatcctAAATGTACTCCTCGATCTCCGCAAAAGGATTTTCTCCAATTTCTGCCTCTACGTCATCACCATATTCTGACAtgttttcctatcaacaccaagcaaaacaagAAAAATGTGATGGAATAGAATAAGACGAAAAGTCAAGCACATACTacttagtaatttcaaaaccgtattccccggcaacggtgccaaaatttgatacgctcaaattacactttaataaatagtgtaaggcggtcgatgtcaaatataataaccaaacagcgttggggtcgaatcccacagggaataggtgtgaaaaggttactcgaaTAGTGTGTTGCTCGACTAAAGTCGTAGTTCTATCCAGTTAAcggtaacaagagtatgaattaatggtaacaagagtatgaGTTGAGTTTTGATTTGAAGTAACAGCTGGTTGAAATATTGAGAGTGcaaataatttgattaaagaaaccaaggttgtgtcccatTTAATGAAGTATAATTCTaccggtgttaatatgatatatttctaatggaaggtcattttgatatgcaaatggtgtctaaatgactacccaatattttccaatagttgggtagtatttcctctttatgatttttccaaatataaaagagttgcaattaagaacaatcaatatatgccaaataaaacccacttatccctaagcgattctattaaataaggtttaaagccttgagtttttgatatttacttctaccaaattccaacccactttcccaagcaaagtaagaatttaatggcacttgttaatgtttgcaaccaccgacaataaatgaagaatgagaagtaaataaatattaaccaaccattatatatatattcaatgttaaacactcattaacattacacccatttagggttcacaaccttagtatttaaagttagctacacatgctaaaatacagaaggaaaagaatatttaatgccataaagcttacaaaatgaaagattcttgacccaaaagcttccaaaagagaggaatattaatACCTGGTATTGTAACTTCAAAGTCAGAACAGATGCCCCCACAAAATcacaataaatctatttatagagggCCAAAAGTCGAGACAGAAAACAGACAAAAATGCCCTTACAGGTCAAGTATGCGACCACATTTCTGTCGCATAACCAACATGCGGTCCGCATTTTCTTCATTCCCATCGCATTTCAAAACCCTAGTTTCCAGAACGTCGTCGCATTGTGGGTTTGTGGTCCGCATTCCAGCTATGCGATCACATTCCGCATCGCATTTTCCACCATCAGCACTTCTCTTCGTgagtttgcggtccattatgcggtccgcaaacctGTTATGCGATCGTATTCTAGACCGCATTTCTTGCACCAGATTTTGGCTAAATTTCTATTTTGCATTGCGATCCTTTACACAATTATGTGGCTCGCATGTGGAGtttgcgatcgcatagtgcaTCGCATATCCACATTTGTGctacattttgctcttttcttgtctttttgcttCCATTTCCATGCTCTTGGGTCCTTAAACCTTATGTACTGCAAAAACACCAAAAATGCATAAGTAAAGGAGATAATTGCATTCAAAACAAGCTAAAATATAATCAATTAGTGttgaaatgtgccgaaattctacGGCACATCAGGGACCATTTGGGATGGTAAACTCCCAACTTGCATCCATTCGTGATTTAGTGTCACAGCTCCCTCCTGGGCCCTTATCCTCCCAGAATATGCCCACATACTTCACCAGGGAAGACATGAAGACCGACTTAGATGCACAGAAAAAGCACGCATAGTCTCAGGAGAAAATAGCAGCATTTGTTGGCATACTCGAAATAGCCTATGGCAACTTGGCCAAGGCACATGCAGATCTTCAGTCAGACTTCCAAAAGTAAAAggtgaagaataagaagaaggcCAAGTTCATGATCAAATATATTGAGAAGCATCAAGGCCATCTTCAAATGGGGGCAGGCGAACACGAAGATACCAGTTGAGGACGACGGTGATAGCGAAGGTTATTCTTTCATGTGAGATGTTGCCTGTGATGATGCTGATGATACTGATACTGATGAGGCTGCGAGTTCTTCACAACAGTGATTAGCCTTCCTCCCGCAGTCTGCTAGTCTAATATAGACCTCAGGAAGACCCTCAAGCtacttgtattttattttaatattttgcaGTGAGGACACTGCAATGTTAGTAGTTGGGGGTGACTTTAGGGAGTACACTTTGTTGATACATTGATACTTGACTTGTGCCCTTGTCGGGCTTATTCTGTTGTATGGATATTGTGTGCCCTTGACGGGCTTGTTTTGTTATTGATAATCATGTGCTCTTGCCGAGCATAGTTATGAGTAATTATATATGTGTAGATTAGTCACTGTTGttgttctattttattttttctttcttcctttatttATTCTTTAGTAGTTTTTAGTTTATGTTAATTTTGTTCCTTTAGTATTAGTtgtttttgttaattattttctttagtagtttttattttttattttaatttctttagtattatttccTTGGGTTTTCTTTATGCTACGGTTCTTTCCCGAGGAACATTTTTGTGGGTGACTTTTCCCTATGATGGACGGCGTGAtgactttcttaagggaattagtcttgtttTGTTATGTGAAGactttttgattatttgttaCTAATAAAATTAGTCTCTTGTATGTGAAACGTGAGTTAAGAATTCCCCTCCAAATTTTGGTTTTAAATCGAAAAAGTAATTTGCATGGGAAAGAATAATGTTTGTGATAACTTTTTGACCCTTTTGATGACTCTTTTCCCATTAGTTTTCATGATATTGCTCTAGATACTCTTATTAAGAAGTAAAATTTATCCGTCTTGATTGGTTCATGTATCATGAGTGTTAGTTTTTGCTATAAATAATTCTTGTGTTTACTTCTATCATCTAGAACTTGTCGGTTGGTCTTTCAATGCTAATGTTAGTTATGTTTGGTTGGAGAGATGACCTTAGGCATTCTTTGTGATCTTTGAAAAAGCCTCTTTAGCCTTTCAAGTCTACCATTGCATAAATAGTATCACTAGTTTACCCTATTTGAGCCTTTAACAccacctcattacaaacctttaCCCTTTTCtgaaataattccctcttttgaatGTGTCCCTCCTTGAATAatgagaatgaggctaaaagcctaagttgggggtgttggtgTCAAGTTGGAAATTGGTAAGGTTGTACATTGAGTGTAGAAACATATACCTCAAAGTTGTTCATATGAAATTACTCAAGCACCAAAAGAAAATAGTTATATAGaaaaatgtatatataaataTGGATTCTTGAGAAAATTATAGAGGTACTTTAAGGGGGTTCTATGTTGGTAACTATATGCCAATAAGGGCTTTGTGGTTTAAAAAgatgtgagtagtgttcaaggagggtgtagtcacttGTATCCCAAATGCTTATCTGATCCTTTCCCTAAACCTACTTTATAAGCTTAAAAAGACCTTATGGGATCTCCAATCGAATGCTCTTGAATAGGTCGCGAATTAAAAtgagggcaagcttatggtatgaTATTTTATAACACTTGAAATTCTTTGTTGAGAGTGAGTGTCGTTGTGCATTTGTCCCTTGTCTTATTATTGTAAATATGGtgattttgggactttctttcttgTGAGGGCACATAAATTAGGATGGATTGGTGACACTGATGTATCCGGAAGTGAGTAAATTGAGCATATGTAGTAGACTAATGCTTTTGAGTCACTTCTTGAGCTTATTATTGTCACTTGATTATTTTGAAACTTCTTTGCATATCTTGAAGTTGTTTTTAAATGAGGGAGTTATTTGTATAAGACTCACATGCTTGAGCCTAATTATTAGTACCAACCAAATCCATAAGTACGGTGCTTACTTGGAGAATGTGATTTGTAAATGATAGCAATACTACTTGTGCTTTAAATGGTAGAACCTCATTgaattgttggttttgatttgcttgaggacaagcaaaagctttaaGTTGTGGGTGTTGATGAGTAGTGATTTTACAACTcattctagtctcttttctttagttTCTGTGTCCTTTAATTATAAAATGAGGTAATTTATGGTATGCATTGCTAGATTTTCAGGTAAATGATGCCATGGAGAGATTTGAAGTCAATTGAAGCGGAATTGAGCAAAAAGAGTAACAAAGGTACAAAATCCTTCAGTGATTCCGCACCTACAGAATATTGTATGCATCTGCGGTATCGCATCTGCGAAGGGAGAGGCTGCATCTGCGAGAATTGGCTACCAGCACTAGGACCGCATCTATAGTCAATTATCCGTTCCCGCAGTCACGCAGCTGCGAGTATAGGTCAGCATCTGTGGAGACAGGAATTTTACACTGGCCTCGCACATGCGATTAGTAGTTCGCTTTTGCGGAGCTGCACCTGTGAGGATTGTTCCACATGCGTGGTCAACGGGCTTCAGGTCTGGGTAATTTTCGAAAATCGCACTTTCTCCAATCTAAACCGACAAATACACGACCTAGCCTATTGGAAACacatctttggcttattttcagtccctaagactagagagaacaagtttggaagctagggtttttGCACATACATTTGGTTTTAAAGATTTGAAGACTTTGGTTAAGAATTTCTTACTCATTTGTACTCACTTCATTTCCTTGCCTTATATTAAATATCTTAGTGTGCAGTATTTATTCCAATACTTGAATCTTATTTATGGAGATAATCAtaattaaagtgtggattaaatatcctgttgtgcttatgtattaaatgattttttaccttttatgaagtgagttattgtttcttcaattattcttgttctttaatatttccaaagggattagctaaccctaggactctcCCATTTACTTCAAATttattttgggaaagattattgagggttgggaaagattaactAACAAGAACAtaaggctttaaccctcattttatagattctacctagggataagattgaactacttgtagccatatccgggtgtgcttaatctcgtAATtgatttagggataattcaattggaagtgttgttagtctttggaagaagctaatatagaactATTACccatggctaattaacataaactcactcatatttgtaaaattgtGAAATACATTGAaccgttacttgagtgtaattccccgtGTAtacatacttgtagccattgatcattttacttgctttctaggttagtttacatttttgcATTTAGTTATAAACATTTTCAAAAACCAATTCTAAGTGTTCGTCATTGCATAACAAGttataattctcttacattcctaatcacctacatattgttctctgtgggatttgaccccgactcatagttggtaaattatattgcatgtgaccgtgtccatttactttttagtagtggatttggacgtcatcaaggtgccgcctcgtagtcccaaaaataAATATGCAATAGGGGCGCTCCTGAGGTACcgtctcatagtcccaaaagtaGATATGAAACAATGACAaatgtcgcgcccctttttctcacgaaatcgggttttgacacgtgacaactcttttaaggaagggttTTAAAGGAGAGAATCTCTACCTAatggattaaggtgtgttagagcacctatttgcaaataactttgtttgaccagtttgcatcaccaaagatcaggtaagggctcgaaattacctcgaagagaaggtgttaggcattcttcgaggtccacaactgtgggtctcggccgaactcaattatatgaattagtctataAGAAAGGAAGCAATTTGGACAAATGAAATAAACAATTTATTTTAAATAGAAAGGgtggggtcctaagttttttagcctaaaagaTCAtctcgtgcaacataaataatattttgtAACTCCTTTGAcatggggtgttactcatattaatcagcgggcacagactatcatctcttgctacccaattactatctttaagttgtttacCTGAAGTGCACTAGTCAATTCTAAGTCGtgccctatgcgtgcactacccgtcccatgcctatggtccaggaggaaTTTGGACCTCTATTTCATGGTGGTTCTAGACCTtaacttaggttgctcaaaagGAAAAAATACTAAGCGACAGACAAAACTGTTAAGACTTTCAAATAGgaacaagtataggctcaagttagcctccataTTTAGACATCAAATGCACGCCAAATTGGTTATCATTGACAGATTTTATCAATTTCAGAAtcttataggcaggatatctatgtgatattgACTGAACAAACAAACAATCATGTACAAAATCAGTTTCTTAATCTGTTAAGTAGAACCTACataggtttgcctactgattttagcaTAATACGATTAAGCCTATTAGCATGGTATCTAGATGTTTTATGTGATAGAAGACAGTGGCAGGTCACAGAAACAGATCCAGAATTATTTGTTTgaatcttataggcatgttttctagtgATGGTAACAGCACAGTATTTGGAATCTCGGGCAGAAATGATAATTAAACAAATTTAGGCCTGTAAACGTGCATTCTATAATTTTGGTCcagttttagatcctataggcatgatctctacaatTTGATAtagttttagatcctataggcatgatctctacaatTTGGACAGAACAGTATGTAAACAGGCATTTTGCACACGTATTGGATCACACCCTTTCCTATATGCATGGTTTCAAGCAAAATAAAACATAACAGAACCAAGCATTAAGTCTATAGGCATGGTTGCCTATATAGGATGATTAAACATAATAAGGTacgtataggcatgatttctaacacgtCATATATAATAGCACACTattaaacctataggcatgatttctaacatgtcACATATAATAGCACATTGTTGAACGTACatgcaggatttctacccaactTTTATTGCAAAAATAAGAAACCCTTCCTAATTTCACTAACACCCCATTATAGACCTGAAATTAATGTAATGAATTACAAAGTGAGTAAACTATAAGAAGCTTACAGAAGGCCCAAATACACTTGGATAGGCCAGGCCTTCAACTCACAATAGCTCCAAAACCCATGTTCATACAACATAACCAGTTGTGGAGTAATTCACCCATATATCAAGACTGAGCATACATAACCCAAgtccctagtgtgtcagagttcccaagggcttcaacaACCTAggacagtgctcacactagggagatTGATTAGAAATAGTTCAGGGGGAAGGCTAGGGATCAAATccgagtgtgtcagagttcacaggGGCCTCACATGAACCCTGAGAAGTGCTCACATTATGGAGGTAAAAGAACAGAACCTaagtagccttggctttcagccggctaggaaTAAGAATTCAGAAGGGCCAGATAGTGGAGGAGTAGAATAAAATTAGGGGATCCACTGAAGGATAAAACACATATTGAACATATACAAACCAAATAGTAGACATGCTTGAACCTAGGCAGACTTAATCAAGTTTTAGGGAATAAATTCAGTCACATGCTAGCAAGACAAATTATAAAGCAGATTCATAATGATAACAGAGGATTCAGAGTAGACTAAGTGCAAAAACTAGTATCATAAGAAAGAATCATATTAATTAGCAATAGATCAGAGCATGTTAAAAATTGATTAGGGCAGTTACTAGAGGTGTCATAATATAATGA contains:
- the LOC138885851 gene encoding uncharacterized protein, with the protein product MSEYGDDVEAEIGENPFAEIEENSTDDDPTQHLRNFLGVCAMNNYNNVSDDALRLRCFKYSLAGDARKWLQNLPPNSIHSWPELVRAFLSNWFPQCKKSELRDKIFFFKQVQGEQLHEAYDRFKLYMVRFPNHGFPDSMLLEKFYMGLDPMNQAIAKNAADGSFMDKSFARVTQILDKMAKHNQAWHSEDTTGGITYGYTSLSNMIKENQVRDQVIAGLDTNVNVLTKMFTESQTKKVNVVEDVQPISNEDFEEANYVNNPQGGYQRQHYQGQGQQNQWRPNPQGQGNQQWRNDQGSSHQGNWNNNNLSNRSSNPYVSPKGQYANQGSSSDSKL